In Bacteroidota bacterium, one DNA window encodes the following:
- a CDS encoding VOC family protein: MKKQIFVNLPVKDLKKSVEFFTSLGYSFNPQFTDENATCMIISDEIYVMLLVEKFFQTFTTKQIADAKKQVEAIICLSMDSREEVDEIVKKGVSGGAKVTKTNDHGWMYQSGFEDLDGHLWEFAYMDTAALEKMTAADGKLA, from the coding sequence ATGAAAAAGCAAATATTCGTAAACCTTCCTGTTAAGGATCTGAAAAAATCTGTAGAGTTTTTCACTTCACTTGGGTATTCATTCAACCCTCAATTCACCGATGAAAATGCAACATGTATGATCATCAGCGATGAGATATATGTAATGTTACTGGTCGAAAAATTCTTTCAGACATTTACCACTAAGCAAATTGCAGATGCAAAGAAGCAAGTGGAAGCAATTATTTGTTTGTCAATGGACAGCAGAGAAGAAGTAGACGAAATTGTAAAGAAAGGAGTCAGTGGTGGAGCAAAGGTTACAAAAACAAATGATCATGGTTGGATGTACCAAAGCGGATTCGAAGATCTTGATGGTCACTTGTGGGAATTTGCTTATATGGATACTGCAGCACTTGAAAAAATGACAGCAGCTGACGGTAAGCTTGCTTAA
- the secG gene encoding preprotein translocase subunit SecG, with product MYTAVTVLIILTSVLLVLVVLVQNPKGGGISSGIIGSNQVMGVKKTTDFIEKLTWGLVLTLIGLCLVAGMALPNKDNRGAGSRLEEQIENAPVNTNPGTPPPGQQQQAQPNQQPAEPAPAK from the coding sequence ATGTATACAGCAGTTACCGTTCTAATTATTTTAACCAGCGTACTTTTAGTATTAGTGGTATTAGTTCAAAATCCAAAAGGTGGTGGAATTTCTTCCGGTATCATTGGTTCAAATCAAGTTATGGGCGTTAAAAAAACGACAGACTTCATTGAAAAACTTACCTGGGGATTAGTTTTAACGTTAATCGGACTTTGTCTGGTTGCCGGAATGGCCTTACCGAATAAAGACAACAGAGGCGCAGGTTCAAGATTAGAAGAGCAGATCGAAAATGCTCCAGTCAATACGAATCCTGGAACTCCACCTCCGGGACAACAGCAACAAGCACAACCGAATCAGCAACCCGCTGAACCGGCACCAGCTAAATAA
- a CDS encoding co-chaperone GroES — protein sequence MSKNTKSVSLQPLADRVLVEAAAAEEKTAGGIIIPDTAKEKPQRGKVVAVGTGKKDEPITVKVGDSVLYGKYAGTEITIEGKEYLIMRESDIFAIL from the coding sequence ATGAGCAAAAACACAAAGTCAGTTTCACTACAACCACTTGCGGATCGCGTATTAGTGGAAGCAGCTGCTGCAGAAGAGAAGACAGCAGGCGGTATCATCATTCCTGACACAGCAAAAGAAAAACCACAACGTGGAAAAGTTGTAGCTGTTGGAACGGGTAAAAAAGATGAGCCTATAACAGTAAAGGTTGGCGATAGTGTACTTTATGGTAAATACGCCGGTACTGAGATCACAATTGAAGGTAAAGAATACCTTATCATGCGTGAAAGCGACATTTTCGCTATTCTGTAA
- a CDS encoding GH92 family glycosyl hydrolase has product MNKNNYLAFINSQKVKFKIITLLFIIANSVLAQPGPASFVNPFVGTGGHGHTYPGATVPFGMVQLSPDTRIDASWDACGGYHYDDSLIYGFSHTHLSGTGVNDYGDILLFPLNSKFDPVKKISSRFSHTQEKASVGYYSVYLQDPKVDVELTATERTGFHSYSYRSSEDSAGIFIDLRHRDKVIDAQLYQIDATHLAGFRRSSAWANDQLIYFYMEFSEPIVPEIIKYDSLVTAIDEKKLSAYSGNVYGSFRFKLNSDKKLLVKVALSSVSVDGAKKNLKDENKNWDFSLMKQAAVSLWNKELGKIEVISEDTEKMKIFYTALYHCMVVPNIFNDVDGRYRGRDGKIHKTATNYYTVFSLWDTFRAWHPLMTIIDQKRSLDFIRGFLAQYEHAGMLPVWELASNETECMIGYHSVSVIADAYAKGIKEFDTEYALAAMVKSATTKSRFGLDAYMDHGYLDVLDESESVSKTLEYAYDDHCIATFAKAINNEEKYAIFEQRSNNWKNLFDHETGFIRPRRNGRFLTPFDPKEVNNHFTEANAWQYTFFVPHDIAGLISKFGGQEKFKDKLNLLFSESTKTSGREQADITGLVGQYAQGNEPSHHMAYLYNFTNEKWKSQYMVNKLRNEMYSNSPAGLIGNEDCGQMSAWLVMSAMGIYQVCPGDPVYELTSPMFREVILHLENGNTLRILSERFGESNPFLSDVILNEVSIERLNHSDLMAGGELKFMMSNSREGWSGKAQVVKENKRDYISVPTINYSSDNFKDSVVVSLTSDSATTIWYSIKENDKESTLQKYVQPLLITNSCFIKAKAMDSSNRSGNFVGAALHKHLHPDWKIAIKSEYNKQYTAGGDDGIIDGLYGDEEWRKGGWQGYQGQDFEAVIDMGAEKDISELTTGFLQDTRSWILMPLSISYEISTDNITFKKVGEAINDLRDTVLTNTVKRFVTNFPSEKARYIKVKAKNYGELPTWHQGAGGMAFIFVDEIEVK; this is encoded by the coding sequence TTGAATAAAAATAATTACCTTGCCTTTATAAATTCTCAGAAGGTGAAGTTTAAGATCATTACATTGTTATTCATAATTGCGAATTCGGTTCTCGCTCAGCCGGGTCCTGCGTCATTTGTAAATCCTTTCGTCGGTACCGGTGGTCATGGCCATACATATCCGGGTGCTACAGTTCCTTTCGGAATGGTTCAGCTGAGTCCTGATACCCGGATTGATGCAAGCTGGGACGCATGTGGAGGTTACCATTATGATGATAGTCTCATATATGGTTTTTCACATACTCATTTAAGTGGAACAGGAGTGAACGATTATGGTGATATTCTCTTATTTCCATTGAACTCGAAATTTGACCCTGTAAAAAAAATATCTTCCCGCTTTTCACATACTCAGGAGAAAGCAAGTGTAGGTTATTACTCTGTTTATTTGCAGGATCCGAAAGTTGATGTTGAATTAACAGCCACAGAAAGAACAGGATTTCATTCCTATTCTTATAGAAGTTCAGAAGATAGCGCAGGAATTTTTATTGACCTTCGTCATCGCGACAAAGTAATTGATGCACAACTTTATCAGATCGATGCAACTCATCTTGCCGGTTTCCGAAGAAGTTCTGCATGGGCAAATGATCAGTTGATCTATTTTTACATGGAATTTTCTGAACCAATTGTTCCTGAAATTATAAAGTATGATTCATTGGTTACAGCAATTGATGAAAAAAAACTTTCTGCATATTCAGGAAATGTGTATGGTTCATTTCGTTTTAAACTCAATAGCGATAAGAAATTGCTGGTGAAAGTTGCTTTATCTTCTGTTAGTGTTGATGGTGCGAAGAAAAACTTGAAAGATGAAAATAAGAATTGGGATTTTTCTTTAATGAAACAAGCTGCCGTATCTTTGTGGAATAAAGAATTGGGGAAGATTGAAGTGATCAGTGAAGACACTGAAAAAATGAAGATCTTTTATACTGCACTCTATCATTGTATGGTAGTTCCGAATATTTTCAATGATGTCGATGGAAGATATCGGGGAAGAGATGGGAAAATTCATAAAACAGCAACAAATTATTATACAGTTTTTTCATTATGGGATACATTCAGAGCATGGCATCCTTTGATGACAATTATAGATCAAAAAAGATCGCTGGATTTTATTCGCGGGTTTTTAGCACAGTATGAACATGCCGGTATGTTACCTGTCTGGGAACTTGCATCCAACGAAACTGAATGTATGATCGGTTACCATTCTGTAAGTGTGATTGCTGATGCCTATGCAAAGGGAATTAAGGAATTCGATACAGAGTATGCTCTTGCTGCAATGGTAAAGAGTGCAACTACAAAAAGTCGTTTCGGTTTGGATGCATACATGGATCATGGCTATCTTGATGTTTTAGATGAATCGGAATCTGTTTCGAAGACTCTCGAATATGCTTACGACGATCATTGCATTGCAACATTTGCAAAAGCAATTAACAATGAAGAGAAGTATGCAATATTTGAACAGAGAAGTAATAACTGGAAAAATTTATTCGATCATGAAACCGGTTTCATCAGACCCCGGAGGAATGGTCGGTTTCTGACTCCTTTCGATCCGAAGGAAGTTAACAATCATTTTACAGAAGCAAATGCATGGCAGTATACTTTTTTTGTTCCACATGATATTGCCGGCCTTATCAGTAAGTTCGGTGGACAGGAAAAATTCAAAGATAAATTGAATCTGCTTTTTTCTGAAAGCACTAAAACCTCCGGACGAGAGCAAGCTGACATCACAGGCTTGGTTGGTCAATATGCACAGGGAAATGAACCAAGTCATCACATGGCCTACTTATATAATTTTACGAATGAAAAATGGAAGTCCCAATACATGGTAAATAAACTCCGGAATGAAATGTATTCAAATTCACCTGCAGGATTGATTGGCAATGAAGATTGCGGACAAATGAGTGCATGGTTAGTGATGAGTGCTATGGGCATTTATCAGGTTTGTCCGGGAGATCCTGTTTATGAATTAACTTCACCCATGTTCCGTGAAGTGATCCTTCATCTTGAAAATGGAAATACACTTCGGATTTTATCTGAGCGCTTTGGTGAGTCTAATCCATTTTTATCTGATGTTATTCTGAACGAAGTATCAATAGAACGATTAAATCATTCTGACCTGATGGCCGGTGGAGAATTAAAATTTATGATGTCGAATTCAAGAGAAGGTTGGTCAGGTAAGGCTCAGGTTGTGAAAGAAAATAAACGCGATTATATTTCTGTTCCAACAATAAATTATTCATCCGATAATTTTAAAGACTCAGTTGTTGTAAGTCTTACATCAGATTCTGCAACAACCATCTGGTATTCTATTAAAGAGAATGATAAAGAAAGTACTTTGCAAAAATACGTGCAACCATTGCTGATCACAAATTCATGTTTCATCAAGGCTAAAGCAATGGACAGTTCTAATCGTTCAGGAAATTTTGTTGGCGCTGCATTACATAAACATTTGCATCCTGACTGGAAAATTGCTATCAAATCGGAATACAATAAACAATACACAGCAGGTGGAGATGATGGTATCATCGATGGACTTTATGGAGACGAGGAATGGCGTAAAGGCGGATGGCAAGGTTATCAGGGGCAGGATTTCGAAGCGGTGATTGATATGGGTGCGGAGAAAGACATTTCTGAACTCACCACTGGATTTTTGCAGGATACACGTTCATGGATCTTAATGCCATTAAGCATTTCTTATGAAATTTCAACCGACAATATTACTTTCAAAAAAGTTGGTGAAGCGATAAATGATCTCCGGGATACAGTACTGACCAATACAGTAAAAAGATTTGTAACGAATTTCCCTTCTGAAAAGGCAAGGTACATCAAAGTAAAAGCAAAAAATTACGGCGAACTACCAACGTGGCATCAAGGTGCAGGTGGAATGGCTTTTATTTTTGTGGATGAGATTGAAGTTAAATAA
- the groL gene encoding chaperonin GroEL (60 kDa chaperone family; promotes refolding of misfolded polypeptides especially under stressful conditions; forms two stacked rings of heptamers to form a barrel-shaped 14mer; ends can be capped by GroES; misfolded proteins enter the barrel where they are refolded when GroES binds) produces MAKDINFNVEARDRLKKGVDALANAVKVTLGPKGRNVIIDKKFGSPAITKDGVTVAKEIELKDSVENMGAQMVKEVASKTADVAGDGTTTATVLAQAIVTAGLKNVTAGANPMDLKRGIDKAVAKVVETLQKMSKKVGDDYKKIMQVASISANNDNEIGKLIADAMEKVKKEGVITVEEAKGTETTVEIVEGMQFDRGYISPYFVTNADKMQTVLEQPHILIYDKKISNMKELLPLLEKQVQTGNPLLIISEDIDGEALATLVVNKIRGSLKVAAVKAPGFGDRRKAMLEDIAILTGGTMISEERGFKLENADLTYLGKAEKITIDKDNTTIVNGAGKKADITARVNQIKAQIESTTSDYDKEKLQERLAKLAGGVAVLYVGASTETEMKEKKDRVDDALHATRAAVEEGIVPGGGVAYIRTIPALEKMVGDNEDETTGIAIVKRALEEPLRQIVANAGLEGSIIVNKVREGKEDYGYNARTDKYENLYAAGVIDPTKVTRVALENAASIAGLLLTTECVLSEVKEDKASAPAMPHGMGGGMDY; encoded by the coding sequence ATGGCAAAAGATATCAACTTTAACGTTGAAGCTCGTGACCGCCTGAAAAAAGGTGTTGACGCTTTAGCAAATGCAGTAAAAGTTACGCTGGGTCCAAAAGGACGTAATGTGATCATCGATAAAAAATTCGGATCACCTGCAATCACTAAAGACGGTGTAACCGTTGCAAAAGAAATCGAATTAAAAGACAGCGTTGAAAACATGGGCGCGCAAATGGTAAAAGAAGTTGCTTCTAAAACTGCAGATGTTGCAGGTGATGGAACAACAACTGCTACTGTTCTTGCTCAGGCAATCGTAACTGCAGGTTTGAAAAACGTAACTGCAGGTGCAAACCCAATGGATCTTAAAAGAGGAATCGACAAAGCAGTAGCTAAAGTTGTTGAGACTCTTCAGAAAATGAGTAAAAAAGTTGGTGACGACTACAAAAAAATAATGCAAGTTGCTTCCATCTCTGCAAACAACGATAACGAAATCGGTAAGTTGATCGCAGATGCTATGGAGAAAGTAAAAAAAGAAGGTGTAATTACAGTTGAAGAAGCTAAAGGTACTGAGACAACGGTTGAGATCGTTGAAGGTATGCAATTCGACCGTGGTTATATTTCTCCATACTTCGTAACGAATGCAGACAAGATGCAGACTGTTCTTGAGCAGCCGCACATTCTGATCTACGACAAGAAGATCAGTAACATGAAAGAACTTCTTCCATTACTTGAGAAGCAAGTTCAGACAGGAAATCCACTATTGATCATCAGCGAAGATATCGATGGAGAAGCGTTGGCTACTTTAGTAGTGAACAAGATCCGTGGTTCATTGAAAGTTGCTGCTGTGAAAGCTCCGGGATTTGGTGATCGTCGTAAAGCTATGCTTGAAGATATCGCTATCCTTACAGGTGGAACAATGATCAGTGAAGAAAGAGGATTCAAACTTGAGAACGCTGACCTTACTTATCTTGGAAAAGCTGAGAAGATCACAATCGACAAAGACAATACAACGATCGTAAATGGTGCAGGTAAAAAAGCTGACATCACTGCTCGTGTAAATCAGATCAAAGCTCAGATCGAAAGCACAACTTCAGATTATGATAAAGAAAAACTTCAGGAGCGTCTTGCTAAATTAGCAGGTGGTGTTGCAGTTCTTTATGTAGGTGCTTCTACTGAAACTGAAATGAAAGAGAAGAAAGACCGTGTTGACGATGCATTACATGCTACTCGCGCTGCGGTTGAAGAAGGTATAGTACCGGGTGGTGGCGTTGCTTACATCCGTACAATTCCGGCTCTTGAGAAAATGGTTGGTGACAACGAAGATGAAACAACAGGTATTGCAATTGTTAAACGTGCTCTTGAAGAACCTCTTCGCCAGATCGTTGCCAATGCAGGACTTGAGGGTTCAATCATTGTAAACAAAGTGCGTGAAGGAAAAGAAGATTACGGTTACAATGCACGTACAGATAAATATGAAAATCTTTATGCTGCCGGTGTAATTGACCCTACTAAAGTTACACGTGTAGCTCTTGAGAATGCTGCTTCAATTGCAGGATTGTTATTGACTACTGAGTGTGTACTTTCAGAAGTGAAAGAAGATAAAGCTTCTGCTCCGGCTATGCCTCATGGTATGGGTGGTGGAATGGATTATTGA